The Sesamum indicum cultivar Zhongzhi No. 13 linkage group LG2, S_indicum_v1.0, whole genome shotgun sequence genome contains a region encoding:
- the LOC105155671 gene encoding TPD1 protein homolog 1B-like produces MRNKKLMAKSYFIIILLLLCPFAISCWIIYPDSRCNPGLIRIYQWASGFASLHVPKYTVQIINEAWHSKGVYDVQIGCPAFASTTLIDPMVLRRTDMANCLLKNGSIIRPGEVITFDYSNLLPYPFIVLNIKCLY; encoded by the exons atgagaaataaaaagttgatGGCCAAATCCTATTTCATCATCATCCTGCTCCTCCTCTGTCCCTTCGCTATTtcat GCTGGATAATCTATCCGGACAGCAGGTGCAATCCGGGGCTCATACGAATCTACCAGTGGGCATCAGGTTTTGCGAGCCTCCACGTCCCGAAATACACAGTCCAAATAATCAACGAGGCATGGCACAGTAAGGGAGTGTATGATGTACAGATTGGGTGTCCTGCCTTTGCATCGACGACTCTGATTGATCCCATGGTTTTGCGGCGGACAGACATGGCCAACTGTCTGCTCAAAAACGGCAGCATCATCCGACCTGGAGAAGTCATCACCTTCGACTACTCCAACCTACTTCCTTATCCTTTCATCGTCCTCAACATCAAATGTCTGTACTGA
- the LOC105155890 gene encoding transcription factor MYB36-like — protein MGRAPCCDKANVKKGPWSPEEDAKLKAYIEKYGTGGNWIALPQKIGLKRCGKSCRLRWLNYLRPNIKHGGFTEEEDNIICSLYISIGSRWSIIAAQLPGRTDNDIKNYWNTRLKKKLLGRRKQANANRLSAPGQEPKDASDEENSCDLQNLSSSALERLQLHMHLQGLQNPLSFYNDPAIWPKKMIQTLHSQNQNNDLMHQISSITDQVAAEQDYNNSPLMKMDEIENSINGFSSSESSFGLNPDQSDFLEPEQNTGIQLSSGFAQAELDQYFPTELDGSRDNLGWWSNDGFDVSSASLNSWNSAAMLHDQTSEYMYQDYVMASYNLHQ, from the exons ATGGGAAGAGCACCATGCTGTGACAAAGCTAATGTGAAGAAAGGGCCATGGTCTCCTGAAGAAGATGCAAAACTCAAGGCTTATATCGAAAAATACGGTACCGGTGGCAATTGGATTGCTCTTCCTCAGAAAATTG GGCTAAAGAGATGTGGGAAGAGTTGCAGGCTGAGATGGCTCAATTACTTGAGGCCTAACATCAAGCATGGTGGATTTACTGAGGAAGAAGACAATATTATCTGCAGCCTCTATATCAGTATTGGAAGCAG GTGGTCCATAATTGCAGCCCAGCTGCCTGGAAGAACAGACAATGACATCAAGAACTACTGGAACACCAGGCTGAAGAAAAAACTGCTCGGCAGGCGCAAACAGGCGAACGCGAATAGACTCTCGGCTCCAGGCCAGGAGCCAAAGGATGCAAGTGATGAAGAAAACAGCTGTGATTTGCAAAACCTGAGCAGTTCAGCCCTGGAAAGGCTTCAGCTCCACATGCACCTTCAGGGCCTCCAAAATCCCCTCTCCTTTTACAATGATCCAGCAATTTGGCCCAAGAAGATGATCCAAACCCTCCACTCTCAGAATCAAAACAATGATCTAATGCATCAAATCTCCTCCATCACTGATCAGGTGGCTGCTGAGCAAGATTATAATAATAGCCCCctgatgaaaatggatgagaTTGAAAATTCTATCAATGGTTTTTCATCTTCAGAAAGCTCATTTGGCCTGAACCCTGATCAAAGCGATTTCCTTGAACCAGAGCAAAACACCGGAATCCAGCTTAGTTCAGGTTTTGCTCAAGCTGAACTTGATCAATACTTTCCGACAGAGTTGGATGGATCAAGGGACAACCTTGGGTGGTGGTCTAATGATGGATTCGATGTTAGTTCAGCATCATTAAACTCGTGGAACTCAGCAGCTATGCTTCATGATCAGACGTCTGAATACATGTACCAAGATTATGTGATGGCATCATATAATTTGCAccaatga
- the LOC105155672 gene encoding FGGY carbohydrate kinase domain-containing protein, with protein MSGAYQRRDKRAFLDSHNHHRHFSAVEMTTAAPPPAARGSIFLGVDVGTGSARAGLFDDNGRLLGSASCPIQIWKDGDCVEQSSTDIWLAICTAVKAACSLANVSGDEVTSLGFSATCSLVAIDDEGEPVTVSWSGDPRRNVIVWMDHRAVKQADRINSSKSPVLEYCGGAVSPEMEPPKLLWVKENLQESWSLAFRWMDLSDWLSYRATGDDTRSLCTIVCKWTYLGHAHMHQNNEIDSRDMEARGWDDDFWEEIGLGDLVDGHHSKIGRSVAFPGHALGSGLTPDAAKELGLAAGTPVGTSLIDAHAGGVGVMESVPMADFASEEVDEEAICHRMVLVCGTSTCHMAISKNKLFIPGVWGPFWSAMVPQYWLTEGGQSATGAVLDYIIENHVASPLLANRAASRSISIFELLNEILETLKQEVGSSFLAALTRDIHILPDFHGNRSPIADPISKGMICGLTLDTSEKQLALLYLATLQGIAYGTRHIIEHCNAHGHKIDTLLACGGLSKNSLFIQEQADITGYPIVLPRENESVLLGAAILGAVASKKHPTVQDAMRALNAAGQVVYPSKDPKVKKYHDAKYRIFRDLYAQQLSQRSIMKDALS; from the exons atgtCTGGCGCATATCAAAGGAGAGATAAAAGAGCATTTCTCGACTCTCATAACCATCATCGTCACTTCTCCGCCGTCGAGATGACCACAGCCGCCCCTCCGCCGGCTGCTCGCGGTTCCATTTTCCTCGGGGTTGATGTGGGCACCGGAAGCGCACGTGCAG GTCTATTTGATGACAATGGACGACTTTTGGGCTCTGCTAGTTGCCCCATACAGATATGGAAAGATGGTGACTGTGTTGAG CAATCTTCGACTGATATCTGGCTTGCAATTTGCACCGCTGTGAAAGCAGCATGTTCTCTTGCAAATGTTTCTGGGGATGAAGTGACAAGTTTGGGTTTTTCTGCTACTTGTTCTCTTG TTGCTATCGATGATGAGGGAGAACCTGTGACTGTTTCCTGGAGCGGTGACCCAAGAAGAAATGTTATAGTGTGGATGGACCATAGAGCTGTAAAACAAGCTGACAGAATTAATTCCTCTAAGTCACCAGTACTTGAATATTGTGGTGGGGCTGTATCCCCTGAGATGGAGCCGCCAAAG CTTCTGTGGGTCAAAGAAAATTTGCAGGAATCATGGTCATTGGCATTTAGGTGGATGGATCTGAGTGATTGGTTATCATATAG AGCAACGGGAGATGATACTAGGAGTCTGTGCACAATAGTCTGCAAATGGACTTACTTGGGTCATGCACATATGCACCAAAACAATGAAATAGATTCTCGTGATATGGAAGCTCGTGGATGGGATGATGACTTTTGGGAGGAGATTGGTCTAGGCGATCTTGTGGATGGCCATCATTCCAAGATTG GGCGAAGTGTAGCTTTTCCTGGTCATGCTTTGGGGTCTGGTCTGACACCTGATGCTGCAAAG GAATTGGGTCTGGCTGCTGGGACACCAGTTGGTACATCCTTAATAGATGCGCATGCCGGTGGTGTAGGAGTGATGGAAAGTGTTCCGATGGCAGATTTTGCGTCAGAAG AGGTTGATGAGGAAGCAATATGCCACCGAATGGTGTTGGTATGCGGAACTTCTACTTGTCACATGGCAATTTCTAAGAACAAATTGTTCATTCCAGGGGTCTGGGGACCATTCTGGTCAG CTATGGTGCCTCAGTATTGGCTTACTGAAGGAGGCCAGAGTGCCACTGGGGCAGTACTTGATTACATTATTGAGAACCATGTTGCTTCTCCGCTCCTGGCTAATAGGGCTGCTTCTAGAA gtatttcaatttttgaactACTGAATGAGATACTGGAAACATTGAAGCAAGAAGTAGGTTCATCTTTTCTTGCGGCATTGACTAGAGACATCCATATCCTTCCAGATTTCCATGGAAACAG ATCTCCCATTGCAGACCCAATCTCAAAAGGGATGATATGCGGTTTAACTCTTGATACAAGTGAAAAACAGCTGGCTCTTCTATACCTAGCCACATTGCAGGGTATAGCATATGGGACACGGCATATTATAGAGCATTGCAATGCCCACGGTCATAAA ATTGACACCTTGCTTGCATGTGGAGGGCTTTCAAAGAATTCCTTGTTCATTCAAGAGCAAGCAGATATTACAG GTTACCCCATAGTTCTTCCACGGGAAAATGAATCAGTGCTCTTGGGTGCTGCTATTCTTGGTGCTGTTGCCTCAAAAAAACATCCCACCGTCCAAGATGCCATGAGAGCACTAAATGCAGCTGGGCAG GTCGTCTATCCCTCTAAGGACCCAAAAGTGAAGAAGTACCATGATGCTAAATACCGTATCTTCCGTGATCTTTACGCTCAGCAGTTATCTCAACGCTCAATTATGAAAGACGCTCTTTCATAG